AGtgccatcaaaaaaaaaaaaaatcagcacagTGTTCAGCAAGTTTTGCTACTGGGTGTTTAGCAGGTTATCCGTgtatcttttcttttttccatgcCCCACATGGTGCTGTGCATGTTTacttgtgtgtttgtctgtattttcatttgtctttcatttgttattaaattaaaatattgttCATTATCTTTCTAGACAATGCCCAGCCCTACTGTATGTGGTATCAGTGAATATCAGAAAGCAAAAATCACTACTCATATCCTTGAAAAAATGGCAGTGATGGATCCCGGGCTGCCGATATTCTGCTCAGCATAAGTTTACCCTACTTTACCCTATATTTGCTTGTTTGGAGGCTGCCTGCCCCCAAATAAGTTTCctctaagccccccccccccccaattaaaaAGATGTTTCCACCCACAGGATGCACAGTTAGTCGGGGTGCTTTATCATGTTATATCATAGACCACAGACAACATGTTGTGTTGAAAGGTCATGATGGCGGCCGTTTCAGAAATGCTGTAGCCAGAGGGCCAGACACTAAGCTTAGCCTCACACTATTCACATTATGATCCTATTGGGTCATTTTGTGCCCCTTTTTGTTCAATAGTGCGTGTGTTGCACCTGTTATATTCTCTGCGGCAGTAAAGACACAAAATGTAAAATTGATAGATATCAGTGATGTCAGAGCGGAAGAGAGAGACCAGGAAGAGAGAGCCAGTCTTCAGAGGGCTGGGGTCTCTGACAGACTCAGTCATGGCTCctctgctcttcctcctccacgtCTTCTTCATTAGGCTGCCAGGTAAGAGAGAAATATGGATCATAACGCAATATTCATAAGTTCATTAGAAAGGATTATAAAAAGAATCATCCAGTGGATAAATATATCAGGTTTTATTTTCTTAGAAAAATGTTACAATATCAGTCAATATATGTTTCTTTTAATTGCTTTGCCTTGTTGTTGCGCATCATTAAAAGTACATTGACTGTTATTTCGTGATCATTTTTATTAGTGATACTATTTTGTTACAAGTTGCTCTGTTCCATACATGTCAACTTGGCCATATTGGAAATGGTGAGATGGATAATTAAAGGGAAACCTGCACAATTTCGTAATAACAGTGAGCCATCAAACAAAGGCAGGGTCTTCTTACACACAGTGGGGCACTAATTTGAAACTGATATATTCTGATGCCTAGAAGAGCAGAGGGCAACAGTAATACTTGCcgaacaggggtgggggggtgggggtttctGACAGTGAAACTTGACCTTCCCCATGTTGTCGTTTTGTCTTTGGTTTGGCCACATGAGAAACATTGACATTTTCATCTCACTGCCATGGTAAAATAAAACTATGAGTCTTGTGGGCAAACCGTCAGAATTGTCATCTGTGGTGTTCAATGTGTGCTGATTGTCTGCAGGAAGTATGTGAGTACTTAGTAACTGGTATATAAGCCAAAACAACTCCAAACACAGGTATTTAATTTAAGTTTAAACTTAGTTATTTAgattaaattagtttttttgtatatatactAAACATGCAAACTTGAATTTACTCACATGTTGAATTGTATAATTTATTGCATTGAAAATAACAATGTTTCATAGGGTGAAAGGAGATTTACATGGATGCCGTAGAAATGCTGGGTAAATAAAACACAGTCTAAGAAATAGGTTCTGCCAGTGACTGTATAGACTGTGAGTTGCTAAGTCACCATTTACATGATGTCCCTGCAGGTGGTGACAGTGTGAGGACGTTCGGGTATTTAACTGTGCAGAGTGAAGAATCtctcaccatcccatgtttctatgatCAGAAGTATAAAGaccatgtgaaatactggtgtagAGGGAAATTATGGTCCTCCTGTACAATCATGGCACGCACAGACTCACCACAGAGCTCCAGTAAAGTGTCAATCACTGATAGTCCCGCCAAGCTAGTTTTCAATGTGACCATGAGGAACTTGGAGACAAGTGACACTGGTATCTACTGGTGTGCTGTAGAGATTGGTGGAATTGGTGAGATGGATGACTTCCAGTCTCTCTTGATAGAGGTTAAAGGTAAGATGCAATGACTTTCACAAATTTTAATCCCAGTGAAGTATTTGCATACTGATTTCATACAATGCCCATATACTGATTtttgattaaaataaatgaacagtacctgattttttttcctgttcacaCAGCTGCTCGGAGTGTGAGGACTGTGAGCTGGGTAtctgcagagagaggaggatctgtcaccatcccatgttacTATGATCAGAAGCATAAACACCATGTGAAGTACTGGTGTAGAGGGCGTGATTGGAATTCCTGCTCCACATTGGCACGTTCTGACTCCAATCAGCCAGCAGGGAAAACGTCAATCACCAATGACCCCGCCCACCTGGTCTTTAATGTGACCATGAGGAACCTGCAGGAAACGGACTCTGACACTTACTGGTGTGCTGTGGAGATTCACGGGGCAGCAGATGATGGTGTCTATCTACAGCTGATGGTGATGGAAGGTGAATTATACGTCTATATGTCTAAATATTCTGTATACTCCCTTTGGCCGAGGATAAAAAATGACCTACCTTTGCCACATTCCTATGATACAGCCTCTTGACTGAATTTTAATGATTACACCAGTTTTACATGAAGAAGCAACCTGCTACACATGAATAAATGTTTATAGCTACTCTTGTAGGTCTTTATCACAAACTGTGATGCCATCCTGCCCTGATCACCTTAGAATTATGAGCACTATTCAAGCTTATTCTTAGATAAAAATGTCTCTGTCTTAGCTTGATGGTCTTCAGGGAGTTTTTCCTCATCTGAAGCTGACTCGTCATGATCCGGGTTATACTCCTGCCCTTCATCTTCTTCAGAGATCCCGTCCTCCTCTATTTGATTGTGCTCTTGTTCCGCCGGTACATCCTATGAAGTCAACAGATCAAGGACCCGTTAGACAGTGTACCATGCAATTATGGGTTCATCAGCGTTCATAAAAGGTCCTGGCGCCTTCCAGCACCTTTTATAGGAATATGACCCCCTCTCCCACCCCATTACCCATTCTATTTGAGAAAGCAATACTTTCCCATGAGAAATATGCTTTTTTGATGCATTGTGTGATATAGTATCTGGGACTTTCTAAGAAGTTTGGTCAGGTGTGAAGTTGGGGGACAGGCAATACTGTAAATTTATGGgaaagtttttcttttcttcggAACATgcacatctatctatctatctatctgtctatctatctatctatctatctatctatctatcaatcaTGCTCTCTAACTGAAGAAATATCAAGATACTATTGAATCAGGTCATTTATTATGGTGGTGTAATGGTTGGCACTGTTGTCTCACGCTGCTGGGACTGGGGTTGGTGTCTCCGCCATGGtcctatgtgtgtggagtttgtttgGTCTTCCTGTGTCATTCTGGGCTTCCCTGCTGGTGCGTTGGTTTCCCCCCGGTCCAAAAACATACCAAattgtgagtgtgccctgtgatgggttggtgccctgtgatgggttggtgccccatcctgggttggtgccccatcctgggttggtgccccatcctgggttggtgccccatcttgggttgtcccctgccttgtgcccataggctccagaccccccatgaccttGAATAGGAGAAGCAGttacagaggatggatggatgtttattatatttttacagTTGTTGTAAATAATCTCTTAGTGGCTTAATTTGTCTATAAATTATTTTCTGTGTCAGAAATTATCCAAAGTTGATCTTTGTACCCTGATTGTCTACAGCTTTCATTATAATATTCATAAAAGCAAATTTTGTCATTTGGTCATTTTAGGAATTCATCAATTTGCATGCACAAAGAAAATGATTTTCCCCACTGTTAAACTCAGAAATGGCCCAATGTGTCATTTTTGACCTGAAAGACATGGAGGTTAAGCAgactgaaatgtat
The Paramormyrops kingsleyae isolate MSU_618 chromosome 4, PKINGS_0.4, whole genome shotgun sequence genome window above contains:
- the LOC140588703 gene encoding uncharacterized protein; this translates as MARTDSPQSSSKVSITDSPAKLVFNVTMRNLETSDTGIYWCAVEIGGIGEMDDFQSLLIEVKAARSVRTVSWVSAERGGSVTIPCYYDQKHKHHVKYWCRGRDWNSCSTLARSDSNQPAGKTSITNDPAHLVFNVTMRNLQETDSDTYWCAVEIHGAADDGVYLQLMVMEATAVSPKQGELTTALQQTESFTSSTQQRDGFTSATKHPTGWAVTTCPSGALTSTTNKNLTSTQSQSQMILLLTLVLLFLIVTVMIIWILRRTTKTLISNTNRPSHPTTEPGDELIYSSMVFKKPSAQPPSVDPGDEVTYSSIIYRTDRNAPCPPL